A genomic window from Algoriphagus sp. Y33 includes:
- a CDS encoding nucleoside deaminase, which yields MELYSHDYFMNEALKQAKQAFEEGEIPVGAVIVSKNRIIAKAYNQTERLNDVTAHAEMLAITSAANYMGAKYLNDCRLYVTLEPCVMCGGALFWSQISEIHYGASDPKRGYLQSNPGILHPKTKVFSGSLGLESEKLLFEFFQKLRK from the coding sequence ATAGAACTTTACAGTCACGATTACTTCATGAATGAAGCCCTCAAGCAGGCCAAGCAAGCTTTCGAAGAGGGCGAAATTCCTGTAGGTGCAGTGATTGTGTCTAAAAATAGGATTATTGCCAAAGCGTACAATCAGACAGAGAGACTCAATGATGTAACTGCCCATGCCGAGATGCTTGCGATCACTTCCGCGGCTAATTATATGGGGGCAAAGTACCTGAATGATTGCCGATTATACGTGACCTTGGAACCCTGTGTGATGTGTGGAGGAGCACTTTTTTGGTCACAAATTAGCGAAATTCATTATGGCGCATCTGATCCTAAAAGAGGGTATTTGCAAAGCAATCCGGGGATATTACACCCTAAGACAAAAGTCTTTTCGGGAAGCCTTGGCTTAGAATCAGAAAAGCTTTTATTCGAATTTTTCCAAAAACTGAGAAAATAA